In Phycisphaerae bacterium, one genomic interval encodes:
- the argS gene encoding arginine--tRNA ligase, whose product MKHDSLQNLLTARFAAAIAQVAGTSPETTDAGVRPAGDPKFGDYQCNAAMALARTLRSKPRDVAQRIVDAVTPQLADIAEPLEIAGPGFINIRLRDAFLAEYLGEIPPPADSDRVGLAPVERPQRVVVEYSQPNIAKQMHVGHLRSTIIGDVFARVLAFEGHEVIRQNHIGDWGTQFGMLIRWYREHALPTPQTHTDVLEAIEADYKAANERFQRDEAFAAEARRAVGELQSGDAQARHVWEQIRDVSLDAVHGIYGRLGVLLRTADVCGESFYNERLAPLVGELRARFPDNPPVVPPGRGDGNASRAVVREDAGAVVVYLYDAQGAPLFKNADGDALGMIIQKSDGAFLYATTDLAAIRFRLTEMRFPSGVGAQRVIYVTDDRQKLHFQQFLACARAAGWITDQEVDHVTFGSVLGEDRKPLKTRTGGTIKLSELLDEAEGRARALLDERDQGSEGSRDRGEEPPAAPFTEDEKREIARRIGIASVKYADLRNDRNSPYVFSWDKMISFQGNTAPYMLYAYARIRSIYRKAAERLGAADVYAAGVRLIVSHAAERALALRLARLREAIDNVASELTPHTLCTYLYDLAADFMRFYESCPVLAAEDESTRLSRMRLCDITARTLKLGLALLGIEVIERM is encoded by the coding sequence CAATGCGGCGATGGCGCTCGCGCGGACGCTCAGGAGCAAACCGCGCGACGTGGCGCAGCGGATCGTGGACGCGGTCACGCCACAGCTCGCCGACATCGCGGAGCCACTGGAAATCGCGGGCCCCGGGTTCATCAACATCCGCTTGCGGGATGCGTTTCTCGCGGAGTACCTGGGCGAAATCCCGCCGCCGGCCGACTCCGACCGCGTCGGCCTGGCGCCGGTCGAGCGCCCCCAGCGTGTCGTCGTCGAGTATTCGCAGCCGAACATCGCCAAGCAGATGCACGTCGGGCACCTCCGCAGCACGATCATCGGCGACGTGTTCGCCCGCGTGCTCGCGTTCGAAGGGCACGAGGTCATCCGGCAGAACCACATCGGCGACTGGGGCACGCAGTTCGGCATGCTCATTCGCTGGTACCGCGAGCATGCGCTGCCGACGCCGCAGACGCACACAGACGTGCTGGAGGCGATCGAGGCGGACTACAAGGCCGCGAACGAGCGGTTTCAGCGCGACGAGGCGTTTGCCGCGGAAGCCCGGCGGGCGGTCGGCGAATTGCAGTCCGGCGATGCGCAGGCCCGGCACGTGTGGGAGCAGATTCGCGACGTGTCGCTGGACGCGGTGCACGGCATCTACGGCCGGCTCGGCGTGCTGCTGCGGACCGCAGATGTCTGCGGCGAGAGCTTTTACAACGAGCGCCTTGCGCCGCTGGTGGGTGAGTTGCGCGCGCGATTCCCCGACAACCCCCCTGTGGTCCCCCCTGGGAGGGGGGACGGCAATGCATCGCGTGCGGTGGTGCGCGAGGATGCCGGCGCCGTCGTCGTGTATCTCTACGATGCGCAGGGCGCGCCTCTGTTCAAAAACGCGGACGGTGACGCCCTCGGCATGATCATTCAGAAATCGGACGGCGCGTTTCTCTACGCGACGACCGATCTGGCGGCGATCCGCTTCCGGCTGACCGAGATGCGGTTCCCGTCGGGCGTTGGGGCGCAGCGGGTGATCTACGTCACCGATGATCGCCAGAAGCTGCATTTCCAGCAGTTCCTGGCGTGTGCGCGGGCCGCGGGCTGGATCACGGACCAGGAGGTCGATCACGTCACGTTCGGGTCCGTGCTGGGCGAGGACCGCAAGCCGCTGAAGACAAGGACCGGCGGGACGATCAAGCTGAGCGAGCTGCTCGATGAGGCAGAGGGGCGGGCGCGCGCACTGCTGGATGAAAGGGACCAAGGGAGCGAGGGATCGAGGGATCGAGGGGAGGAGCCGCCGGCGGCGCCGTTCACCGAGGATGAGAAACGGGAGATCGCGCGGCGCATCGGCATTGCGTCGGTCAAATACGCCGATCTGCGCAATGATCGCAATTCGCCGTACGTGTTCAGTTGGGACAAGATGATCTCGTTCCAGGGCAACACGGCACCGTACATGCTGTATGCGTACGCGCGGATTCGGTCGATCTACCGCAAGGCGGCCGAGCGGCTGGGGGCGGCGGATGTCTATGCGGCCGGCGTGCGGCTGATCGTGTCACACGCCGCCGAACGCGCCCTGGCCCTGCGCCTGGCGCGGCTGCGCGAGGCGATCGACAACGTAGCGAGCGAGCTGACGCCACACACGCTGTGCACTTACTTGTACGACCTGGCGGCGGATTTCATGCGGTTTTACGAATCGTGCCCGGTGCTGGCGGCGGAAGACGAAAGCACGCGACTGAGCCGGATGCGGCTCTGCGATATCACGGCGCGCACGCTGAAGCTCGGCCTCGCCCTGCTGGGCATCGAGGTCATCGAGCGGATGTGA
- a CDS encoding fucose isomerase codes for MKIGIVTFTDGRARVAKATERDCRTFQERLVTHFRRRHDVVAAKKIVWNYATARSEARRIALTYPDVVVFNFCVWSFPDLTAQVANLIPEVPILMIGNILPSHPGWVAFFASAGTLDEIDRPFGRVLGDIRRPDVQKEVERFLTLHDPDQRARGERAAALLNGQRYGQFDGPSMGMYTGHVDPSQWMQQLGVHVYHRGQLHLWQMAQRIAPERVEAGLAWLDKYCGEIHWDKKKLTPGLDGTLARQVRMYLAMKDFCKQEGIDFCGLTGQLDLTEWPDLCIADLQEALLNDTADWEESKKHPLICATECDSNGALTMQLMHHLTGTPALFADLRHYHAREDLYDLVNSGQHAPWFAKRSADFRRNWNEVHIRPASEFYFRGGGGSVQFYAAPAPRVTFGRIVRRNGRFVMHIFTGSFVKVPRAKEERLAKQTTYEWPHAFARFDMPLARLRDNYSSNHIHAVMGDHVAALVAACEFLGIEPIVLS; via the coding sequence ATGAAAATCGGGATTGTCACGTTCACCGACGGCCGGGCGCGCGTCGCAAAGGCCACCGAGCGCGATTGCCGTACGTTTCAGGAGCGGCTGGTCACCCACTTCCGCCGCCGGCATGACGTCGTCGCGGCCAAGAAGATCGTCTGGAACTACGCCACCGCCCGCAGCGAGGCCCGCCGCATCGCCCTGACCTATCCCGATGTGGTCGTGTTCAACTTCTGCGTCTGGTCCTTCCCGGACCTGACCGCCCAGGTCGCAAACCTGATCCCCGAGGTGCCGATCCTGATGATCGGCAACATCCTGCCCTCGCACCCGGGCTGGGTCGCGTTTTTTGCTTCCGCCGGCACGCTCGACGAGATCGATCGCCCGTTCGGCCGCGTCCTCGGCGACATCCGCAGGCCCGACGTGCAGAAAGAAGTGGAACGGTTTCTGACCCTGCATGACCCCGACCAGCGTGCCCGCGGCGAGCGCGCTGCGGCCCTGCTCAACGGCCAGCGGTACGGCCAGTTCGACGGGCCGTCGATGGGCATGTACACGGGTCATGTCGATCCGTCGCAGTGGATGCAGCAGCTCGGCGTGCATGTCTATCACCGCGGCCAGCTTCATCTGTGGCAGATGGCACAGCGGATCGCGCCCGAGCGCGTCGAGGCGGGCCTGGCCTGGCTCGACAAATACTGCGGCGAGATTCACTGGGACAAGAAGAAACTCACGCCCGGCCTCGACGGCACGCTCGCCCGGCAGGTTCGCATGTACCTGGCCATGAAGGATTTCTGCAAGCAGGAAGGCATCGACTTCTGCGGACTCACCGGCCAGCTCGACCTGACCGAGTGGCCCGATCTGTGCATCGCCGACCTGCAGGAAGCCCTGCTCAACGACACCGCCGACTGGGAAGAGAGCAAGAAGCACCCGCTGATCTGCGCCACCGAGTGCGACAGCAATGGCGCGCTGACCATGCAGCTCATGCACCATCTGACTGGCACGCCGGCGCTGTTCGCCGACCTGCGCCACTACCACGCGCGCGAGGACCTCTACGACCTGGTCAACAGCGGCCAGCACGCCCCGTGGTTCGCGAAGCGCTCCGCGGATTTCCGCCGCAACTGGAACGAGGTGCACATTCGCCCGGCGTCGGAGTTCTACTTCCGCGGCGGCGGTGGCAGCGTGCAGTTCTACGCGGCGCCGGCGCCGCGAGTGACGTTCGGCCGGATCGTCCGTCGCAACGGGCGGTTCGTGATGCACATCTTCACCGGGTCCTTCGTGAAGGTGCCGCGTGCCAAGGAGGAGCGGCTCGCGAAGCAGACCACCTACGAATGGCCGCACGCGTTCGCGCGGTTTGACATGCCGCTGGCGCGTCTGCGGGACAATTACAGCAGCAATCACATTCACGCGGTCATGGGCGACCACGTCGCCGCCCTGGTCGCCGCGTGCGAGTTCCTGGGTATCGAGCCGATCGTCCTCTCCTGA
- a CDS encoding PilZ domain-containing protein — MLTRYWERRRFIRVPVCGPARFCSGSQAGHCELRDISPGGVGLRMPVRKATRLGPRITVEVELAPGEHWYVARDARVVRQTPDDDGMCLIGVEFACERTTAPDLDTDTPPLSATGHAALRSAAPN, encoded by the coding sequence ATGCTGACGCGCTACTGGGAACGTCGCCGCTTCATCCGTGTACCGGTGTGCGGCCCAGCCCGCTTCTGCTCCGGCTCGCAAGCGGGACACTGCGAGCTGCGCGACATCTCGCCGGGTGGCGTGGGGTTGCGCATGCCCGTGCGCAAGGCGACCCGGCTCGGGCCGCGCATTACCGTCGAGGTCGAGCTGGCCCCCGGCGAGCACTGGTACGTGGCGCGGGACGCGCGCGTGGTGCGGCAGACACCCGATGACGACGGCATGTGCCTGATCGGCGTCGAGTTCGCCTGCGAGCGCACGACAGCGCCGGATCTCGACACAGACACCCCGCCTCTGTCGGCGACGGGGCACGCCGCCCTGCGGTCAGCAGCGCCAAACTGA
- a CDS encoding 4-hydroxy-tetrahydrodipicolinate reductase, which translates to MSALRVVVIGCTGRMGAALLRAIASDPGLQLVGAVSVPTDPRIGQDAGLAVGVEPLHVSIGTQVPLPCDVVLEFTAPLGCAAWADWCAEHGVPLVSGTTGLNDAQQARLQAAGRRIPLVWAPNMSVGVNVLLAIVRDLARRLDASWDIEIVEAHHRRKIDAPSGTARALLEALSAGRGQRSADVAVYGRAGDCGPRPPGQIGVHALRMGALVGEHEVHFTSDAEALTIRHRAFARDTFAAGALRAARWVQGRAPGLYDMQAVLFS; encoded by the coding sequence ATGAGCGCGCTGCGCGTGGTGGTCATCGGTTGCACCGGGCGGATGGGCGCCGCCCTGTTGCGCGCGATCGCGAGTGACCCGGGTCTCCAGCTCGTCGGCGCGGTGTCCGTGCCCACGGACCCGCGCATCGGTCAGGACGCCGGGCTGGCGGTGGGAGTGGAGCCGCTGCACGTTTCCATCGGCACACAAGTGCCATTGCCATGCGACGTTGTCCTCGAGTTCACGGCGCCGCTGGGCTGCGCGGCCTGGGCGGACTGGTGCGCGGAGCACGGCGTACCGCTGGTCAGCGGCACGACGGGGTTGAACGACGCGCAGCAGGCGCGGTTGCAAGCTGCCGGCCGGCGGATTCCGCTGGTGTGGGCCCCGAACATGAGTGTGGGGGTGAATGTCCTGCTGGCGATCGTCCGCGACCTCGCGCGCCGTCTCGATGCGAGCTGGGATATCGAGATCGTGGAGGCGCATCATCGGCGCAAGATCGACGCGCCCAGCGGCACGGCCCGGGCGCTGCTGGAGGCGCTGTCCGCCGGCCGCGGGCAGCGCTCCGCGGATGTGGCGGTCTATGGCCGTGCGGGGGATTGCGGTCCGCGGCCGCCGGGGCAGATCGGCGTGCACGCGCTCCGCATGGGCGCGCTCGTGGGTGAGCATGAGGTGCATTTCACGAGTGACGCCGAGGCGCTGACCATCCGGCATCGCGCGTTTGCGCGGGACACGTTCGCGGCCGGCGCGCTGCGCGCGGCGCGCTGGGTGCAGGGCCGCGCGCCGGGCTTGTACGACATGCAGGCGGTCCTGTTTTCCTGA